Proteins from a genomic interval of Capsicum annuum cultivar UCD-10X-F1 chromosome 4, UCD10Xv1.1, whole genome shotgun sequence:
- the LOC107866760 gene encoding 3-hydroxy-3-methylglutaryl coenzyme A reductase 1, producing the protein MDVRRRPPKQPSHYHQTSTSDPNLHPPKASDALPLPLYLTNGIFFTLFFSVAYYLLHRWRDKIRSSTPLHVVTLSELAAILSLIASFIYLLGFFGIDFVQSFISRASHDAWDMEDEVESRFIIEEDRRSPAAIGSSISAPVSRFMDPPAPLPSQEEEDLVKSVVSGEIPSYSLESRLGDCYRAASIRREAVQRLTGRSLDGLPLDGFDYQSILGQCCEMPIGYVQIPVGIAGPLLLNGCEYSVPMATTEGCLVASTNRGCKAIYASGGATSILYKDGMSRAPVVKFETATRASQLLFYLEEPANFDALAMVFNKSSRFARLQKIQPTPAGRNLYIRFTCETGDAMGMNMVSKGVQNVLEYLQVEFPDMEVVGISGNFCCDKKPAAVNWLNGRGKSVICEATITGEVIEKVLKTSIPALVELNTIKNLTGSAIAGALGGFNAHAANIVSAIFIATGQDPAQNIESSHCITMMEATNDGKDLHVSVTMPCIEVGTVGGGTQLASQSACLNLLGVKGACRESPASNARLLAAIVAGSVLAGELSLMSAIASGQLVKSHMKYNRSSRDMSTVTS; encoded by the exons ATGGATGTCCGTCGGAGACCTCCCAAGCAGCCTTCTCACTACCATCAGACATCTACCTCCGACCCCAACCTCCATCCCCCTAAAGCTTCCGATGCTCTCCCTCTTCCTTTATATCTAACTAACGGCATTTTCTTTACCCTTTTCTTCTCTGTTGCTTATTACCTTCTTCATCGTTGGCGTGACAAGATCCGTAGCTCTACTCCTCTACACGTTGTTACGCTCTCTGAACTTGCCGCCATTCTTTCTCTCATTGCTTCTTTCATTTATCTTCTTGGTTTctttgggattgattttgttcAGTCGTTTATTTCACGTGCGTCTCACGACGCTTGGGATATGGAGGACGAAGTGGAAAGCCGTTTTATTATTGAGGAGGATCGTCGATCTCCTGCTGCCATTGGTTCATCCATTTCTGCTCCTGTTTCCAGGTTTATGGATCCTCCTGCGCCTCTTCCCTCTCAAGAAGAAGAAGACCTTGTGAAATCCGTTGTTTCCGGTGAGATTCCTTCTTATTCGCTTGAATCTCGGCTTGGGGATTGTTACCGAGCTGCTTCGATTCGGCGTGAGGCGGTTCAGAGGTTAACTGGGAGGTCTCTAGATGGTTTGCCTCTTGATGGATTTGATTACCAGTCGATTTTAGGGCAGTGCTGCGAAATGCCTATTGGGTACGTGCAAATCCCAGTGGGCATTGCAGGGCCCTTGCTGCTTAACGGGTGTGAATATTCTGTCCCCATGGCAACTACGGAGGGCTGTTTGGTTGCCAGTACGAATAGAGGTTGCAAAGCTATCTATGCCTCCGGGGGAGCTACTAGCATTCTTTACAAGGACGGGATGAGCAGGGCCCCCGTTGTGAAGTTCGAGACGGCTACAAGGGCGTCGCAATTACTCTTCTACTTGGAGGAACCTGCTAATTTTGATGCCTTAGCTATGGTTTTCAACAA ATCAAGCAGATTTGCCAGGCTCCAGAAGATTCAGCCCACTCCTGCAGGGAGAAACCTTTACATCAGGTTCACCTGTGAAACGGGGGATGCCATGGGAATGAACATGGTATCGAAGGGTGTTCAGAACGTTCTCGAGTATCTGCAGGTTGAGTTCCCTGACATGGAAGTAGTTGGTATATCAG GGAATTTCTGTTGTGATAAGAAGCCTGCGGCTGTGAACTGGCTAAATGGGCGTGGAAAGTCAGTTATATGTGAAGCAACGATTACTGGTGAAGTAATCGAGAAAGTATTGAAGACTTCCATACCCGCCCTTGTAGAGCTGAACACCATCAAGAACCTTACCGGCTCTGCTATTGCCGGAGCTCTTGGTGGTTTTAATGCCCATGCCGCGAACATAGTCTCCGCCATTTTCATAGCCACTGGGCAGGACCCGGCGCAAAATATAGAGAGTTCGCACTGCATTACGATGATGGAGGCTACCAATGATGGGAAGGATCTGCATGTGTCCGTCACCATGCCGTGCATTGAG GTTGGTACCGTTGGCGGTGGAACCCAACTTGCGTCTCAATCTGCCTGCCTGAATCTGCTTGGCGTTAAGGGTGCATGCAGAGAATCCCCTGCATCAAACGCAAGGCTCCTGGCAGCCATAGTAGCCGGTTCTGTTTTGGCTGGGGAGCTGTCACTGATGTCTGCCATCGCATCTGGCCAGCTTGTTAAAAGCCACATGAAATATAACAGATCCAGCAGGGATATGAGCACGGTTACCTCCTAA
- the LOC107866759 gene encoding AT-hook motif nuclear-localized protein 27: MDFNYSLGLSRGESDSDAGASSGGGAPGTSNRRPRGRPPGSKNKPKPPVIVTRDTPNALRSHVLEVSADADIMESVSNYARRRGRGVCILSGSGTVANVNIRQPASPAGSVVTLHGRFEILSLSGTVLPPPAPPGSSGISIFLSGGQGQVVGGSVVGPLIASGPVVLMAASFANAVFERLPLEEEEGATVAPGAAAAGVAAAAAQQVQPAASQSSGVTGGGDGTGHPGGTGEGGGMAFGNAPHSNYSFSAELLGWGTGNAANERPPF; encoded by the exons atggatTTTAATTATAGTTTGGGACTGAGCCGTGGTGAATCTGACAGTGATGCTGGTGCAAGTTCCGGGGGCGGAGCTCCAGGAACTTCAAATCGCCGGCCTCGAGGCCGACCGCCTGGATCTAAAAATAAACCGAAGCCTCCAGTAATCGTGACGAGAGATACACCTAATGCACTCCGATCTCACGTGCTTGAAGTTTCAGCCGATGCTGATATCATGGAAAGTGTCTCGAATTACGCCAGGCGGAGAGGGCGAGGTGTTTGCATTCTTAGTGGTAGCGGTACTGTTGCTAACGTCAACATTCGTCAGCCTGCTTCCCCTGCTGGAAGTGTAGTCACACTTCACGGCCGTTTTGAGATACTTTCACTCTCCGGCACGGTGCTTCCTCCGCCTGCACCGCCTGGGTCAAGTGGCATCTCTATATTTTTGTCAGGTGGACAAGGTCAGGTTGTTGGAGGATCCGTCGTAGGGCCTTTGATAGCATCAGGTCCGGTGGTGTTAATGGCTGCGTCGTTTGCTAACGCTGTATTTGAACGGCTTCCATTGGAGGAAGAAGAGGGAGCTACTGTTGCTCCTGGTGCTGCTGCTGCTGgtgttgctgctgctgctgctcaaCAG GTACAGCCCGCTGCCTCACAGTCATCAGGAGTAACCGGTGGTGGAGATGGTACGGGGCATCCTGGTGGAACAGGCGAAGGTGGTGGTATGGCTTTTGGGAATGCACCACATAGCAATTACTCATTCTCAGCTGAATTGCTTGGATGGGGTACTGGCAATGCTGCAAATGAAAGGCCCCCATTTTAG
- the LOC107869371 gene encoding uncharacterized protein LOC107869371 — protein MASDWRKSVGNVRSFIGNLTGGLRGGSNLASWVVAGTLAYFLWVKPSQELKKQQQEKAALAAASDAYRYVEKRKPIPDPQETGLIYGNKNKTKQSEE, from the exons ATGGCGAGTGATTGGAGGAAATCGGTGGGAAATGTTAGATCGTTTATCGGAAACTTAACGGGAGGGTTAAGAGGCGGAAGCAATTTGGCATCTTGGGTTGTCGCCGGTACTTTAGCTTACTTTCTATGGGTTAAGCCCTCTCAGGAACTCAAAAAACAGCAACAG GAAAAAGCGGCTTTGGCTGCTGCATCTGATGCTTATCGTTATGTTGAGAAGCGAAAACCTATTCCTGATCCACAG GAAACTGGACTGATATACGGTAACAAGAACAAAACTAAACAGTCTGAAGAATAG
- the LOC107866761 gene encoding cinnamoyl-CoA reductase 1 — MALMAEKCRVCVTGAGGYVASSLLKLLLSKDYIVHGTVRDPSSDKYAHLKNLDKAAENLKLFKADLLDPDSLAAAIKGCNGVFHVASPVPPGSVPNPEVELVEPAVKGTLNVLKACSEENIKRVVFVSSVAASVLDPNWPKGKPMDETCWSDSEFCKATNNWYCYSKTMAEKEAWSYAKKSGLDMVTVLPTLVIGPMLQKTTNASSLVLIKLLKEGYEELENKSRFTVDVRDLAEALLLVYEKPEAEGRYLCAAHTVKSEDLVAMLKKHYPIYNYPKRFTDVTEDTSFSSEKLQKLGWQYRPLEETLIDAVESYKQGGLLD, encoded by the exons ATGGCGTTGATGGCGGAGAAATGCAGAGTTTGTGTAACTGGTGCAGGTGGATATGTGGCGTCATCCCTACTGAAGCTTCTCCTTTCCAAAGACTACATTGTTCATGGCACCGTTAGAGATCCTT CTAGTGACAAGTATGCTCATTTGAAGAACCTTGACAAAGCTGCTGAGAACCTTAAACTCTTCAAGGCAGACTTGCTGGATCCCGACTCGCTTGCTGCAGCCATCAAAGGATGCAATGGAGTATTTCATGTTGCTAGTCCAGTTCCTCCAGGATCTGTACCAAATCCCGAG GTTGAACTTGTTGAGCCTGCAGTAAAAGGCACACTTAATGTTCTGAAGGCATGCTCTGAAGAAAACATTAAGAGAGTTGTGTTTGTATCTTCGGTTGCTGCTTCTGTCTTGGACCCCAACTGGCCGAAGGGCAAACCGATGGACGAGACTTGTTGGTCTGACAGTGAATTCTGCAAAGCAACTAAT AACTGGTACTGTTATTCTAAAACGATGGCTGAGAAAGAAGCTTGGTCATATGCAAAGAAAAGTGGACTAGATATGGTAACTGTGCTCCCAACACTTGTTATAGGGCCAATGTTGCAGAAGACAACAAATGCCAGTAGTTTGGTTCTCATTAAGCTACTGAAAG AAGGATATGAAGAGCTGGAAAACAAGAGCCGGTTTACGGTAGACGTACGTGATTTAGCTGAAGCTTTGCTGCTAGTATATGAGAAACCTGAAGCTGAAGGTAGATACTTGTGCGCGGCTCATACAGTGAAATCAGAAGATTTAGTTGCCATGCTGAAGAAACACTACCCCATCTACAACTATCCTAAACG TTTTACCGATGTGACGGAGGATACAAGTTTTTCTTCAGAGAAGCTGCAGAAGTTGGGTTGGCAATATAGGCCACTGGAGGAAACTCTAATTGATGCAGTTGAAAGTTACAAACAAGGGGGCTTGCTGGATTGA